DNA sequence from the Hoylesella buccalis ATCC 35310 genome:
TTAAGGCGAACACAGGACAGGACATAAAAAGCCTTGTGTAACCTTCTTAATCGCATGCGTCTTATTCTTTGCTACCACTAATAGTAGCATTGCGAGTACACGCTCATGACGCTAACTGGCATTGATGCTATCGCCAGCATTGAATATTCATGGACTTTATGGGGGAATGACGCCGGTTTGAGGACGATACTTAGCATCGTTGTTTGCTGGTCATGATACTTAGAACCATCTCATCAGTCGTACCCATGGCATCCTTGCCAATGCTGGTGAGGTTGCGTATCGAGCGATCCACGTCCTCATCGATGATGCCTTCTGCCGATGTTACATGCTTGTTTTCCATCGATAGCAAGGCCGAAAGCACCGCTGTGCTGACACCTGAACTGATTTTCAGTGAGCAACTGGGCTTGGCTCCGTCGCAAATCATGCCGGTAAGGTTGGCAATCATGTTCTTGATAGCATGACAGATGTGCGCATAGTCGCCGCCCATGAGGTAGGTGATGCCGCAGCTTGAGCCGATACTGGCCACCACACAGCCGCACAGAGCCGACAGTTTGCCCAGGCTCTGCTTGATGTAAATGGCCGATAGATGGCTGAGTGTCAGGGCACGGATAAGCTCTTCTTCCGTATTCTCGTTTTCCATGGCGTACACTACCACTGGGTTCGTGGCGCAGATACCTTGGTTTCCCGACCCGCTATTGCTCATCACCGGTATCATGGCCCCACCCATTCGGGCGTCGCAGGCCAATGCTGTCTTGGCGATGATGTGCGAGTAGATGCTGTTACCGAATATCCCTCGACTCAATGGGCGATCCATTGTCTTGCCCAAGCAGTGTCCGTAGTTGCCTTTCAGCGACTGCTCGGCAGCATTCATGTTATACTCTTTGGTTTTCAGCATGAACCCGATTTCGTCAATGGGGGTGGTGGTGGCGAAGTCGTAGACCATCCGGAAGGAAAGTTGTATGCCGTTCTCCTCCGGTTCATCTTGCTTCCTCAGGCCTTTGTCAAGTAGGATTTCCCCGTTTTTGCATAGGTGTACAAAGTTGGTATGCGCGCCTGCGATGATGGCTTTTGCCGTTTGATCGTTTGCCTGGCATGTTACCTCAATGTACAGTTTCTCGGTAATTCCCTGTTTGAGTTGGATGTCTATGCGTTTTTCCTCTATGTATTTCTTCGCTTCTTCCAACGTCTCGGGTGTAAGATCCTTGATTACTTCCAGCTGATATTCACTCTTTCCTACAATGCTGCCCAAGGCAATGGCGATGGGTAGTCCAATCATTCCGGTGCCTGGAATGCCCACACCCATGGCGTTTTTCAGGATGTTGGCACTCAGTAGGGCGGTTATTTTCTCGGGTCGACAGCCCAACAACTCCGTCGCTTTGGCCGTACATAGTGCCACGGCCATGGGCTCTGTGCATCCTACGGCAGGTACTACTTCCTGGTGGATGAGCTGGATGATTTGTTTTCGGATATGTTCTTCAAGCATGGTTTTGTAGATTCAAATGGTTTTTATATCGTGGTTTGTTTGTATGCAAGATTGCCTTACCAGTGCAAAGCACGCTGCCTTGCCACGCAGCACAATCTGTATTGCGTGGTAAGGGCGTGTAGAATCAGTCGCGATTGCGGTATGCCTCCAGTCCTTTCTTCAAGAAATCGAGGTAGGCTGGCACATCTTCTTTATAGCTGTATGAGCCAGTCAGCGGTTTTCCTGCATTGTCTAGTGGCACATAGAATGGCTGTGTGTTGGCGCCAAACTTACTACTTTGCAGGTAACTCCACTTGTCGCCAACCGTGCGAAGCGTGCGCTTTTTGCCGTTGTCCATCACTTCTATCTGCTCTTTCAGCGGCGTTTTGTCGTCCACGAACAAGGAGATGAGCACATAATCTTTTGTCAATACCTCTGCAACCGATGGATCTGTCCACACAGCCGCTTCCATCTTTCGGCAGTTGACACAACCAAAGCCGGTGAAATCGATGAATGCTGGCTTGCCCTGAGCTTTGGCGGCAGCCATTCCTTCTTCATAATTGGTATAGGCGGCGTGAACCTCTTTGTTGTTCAGGTTAAAGTCTTGTGTGCTGATAGGCGGTGCGAAAGCGCTCACGGCCTTAACGGGTGCGCCCCAAAGACCAGGCACCATGTACACCGTGAAGGCCAGCGAAATCATGCCCAGCATGATACATACCACCGGCATGGGTTTGTTCTCGCCGCCCACCATGTCGCTTTGGAACTTGAGATGCCCGATGAGATAAAGTCCCAACATGCCGAAAATGACAATCCACAGCGACAAGAACACCTCACGATCGAGGATGTGCCAGCCGTATGCAAGGTCGGCTACGGAGAGGAATTTCAACGCGAAGGCCAGTTCGATAAAGCCCAATACCACCTTGATGGTGTTCATCCAAGAACCCGATTTGGGCGCTTGCTTCAGCCAAGAAGGGAACAGGGCGAAGAGCGTAAACGGCAGAGCCAGTGCCAAGGCGAAGCCAAACATGCCGATGGCAGGGCCCACCCAGTTGCCCGACGTGGCGGCTTGTACCAGCAAGAAGCCAACGATGGGTGCGGTACAAGAGAAAGATACCAGCACCAATGTGAAGGCCATCAGGAAGATGGAGAGCAATCCGGTGGTGGAAGAGGCCTTGCTGTCCATTTTATTGCCCCATGACTCGGGAAGCCGCAGCTCGAACCATCCGAAGAAAGAGAGTGCGAACACCACCAGCAACAGGAAGAAGAAGATGTTGAACACCGCACTGGTTGCCAGTTCGTTGAGCTTGTGTGGATCAGTAAAAGCCGTCACAAGCAGTCCCAGCGACAGGAAAATCACGATGATGGCCAATCCGTAGGTAATGGCATCGCGCATGCCTTTGGCTTTGTCCTTGGTGCGTTTGAGGAAGAAACTTACCGTCATGGGAATGATGGGCCATACGCAGGGCGTGAACAGCGCCAGTAATCCGCCGGCAAACCCCATCAGGAACAGAAACCACAGTGAACCGTTCTGCTCGCTCCGACCATCCTGTTGTTGCAATTCTTGGACGACAGGTTGCCACAAATCGGTGCTGACAGCCACCCTACCGGTATCCACCGATGTGGGAAGAAGTGTGTCGGCAGCCATGCTCTGCACGGAATCTGGGACGAGAGATGAAGGCGAATCTCCATCATTCGCCTCTTTTTCAGTCGGTTCCTGCGGCGTTGTCGTAGCCACGATGGCAGGCGACTTTCCTGCTTTCTTAAAGGCTACTTCTTGTGGTGGCATGCACGTTTGGTCGTTGCAGGCGCCATATTCCAAATAAGCATCAATGGTATAATTGGGTTTGGTGAACCTTACTTTCTGGACAAACTGCGCCTTATGCTCAAAAAAGCGCAGCTTCATGCCAAACAGGTTGTCCATCTTAGATATTTCGTTGCCACGCGCCACCAGGCCACCCACTTTCTCTACGCCGTCCATTTTGTTGACATGGAAAGAGGCCTCGATAGGGCCATTGCTGCCAAGGTTCACGGAATAGACGTGCCATCCCTGTTCTATTTGTAGGTTGAAGACAATTTCGCCTTCAGCAGTTTTGCCCGTTTTGAGTTGTGCGGATGATTGTATGGGGTCTACAATCTGTGCTTGGGTGAATAGCGTTGTCAACGACAACAATGCCAGCACTAAATACTTTTTCATGTTAAGTGATGTTTATGGTTGTAATAACAATATTATATTTAAAGAAAGTCGCATGCGACTTCCTCTGTCTGTTCATGGATTCTGCCACCTTTGTACTGCCGAAGAAGCCAACCTCTTTCACTGCTTCCCCAACTCACAAATCGGTATTGTTTGCAAAAATATATAATTCTGTTGATACAGACAAACGCAGAAGTGAAAAATACTTGTTTGAGAACGCGAATTTTCACACCATTCCCAACAGCCGCAATCATCGTTGCTGTAAGATTCAAACATTCAGCACGAAGAAAGCTTAGCGTGATGAATTATCTTGACAACGAATGCGCTCATGCTTGGCTTGTCAATCAGCAACCCCGCTTCTTGTCTCAAATTCGCCCAAAATAAGAGAGATTTCTATTTTATTGTTATACAGGCTGTTACGCTTGTGCGATACTGTTGTGGCTTCAATTTCTGGGCCGTTAACGGGTAAAAGCATTGCTTTTGGACACCAATAGCTATGCTTTAGCACCCTAATGGCAACCCTATTGACCGCCGAAAGGATGTCTTTAGCCGCATCATCTCCTTGCTGTTGGGTTGAAAGTTGACATTTTCTTTTCAATCAACGCCTTGTTTGCATCCCGTTTGCCTATTGATTTTTTCTAGAAGGTACGTTTCTGAAGGCCGTTTTAGGGGCGTTTTCTTTCAAAAATACTTTACATATTATGTGCGGTAAGGCCCCCATGAGTATCCTTTTTCTTCACGTAGTTGCTTGCGGAAACGCTTCATGATTTGTGTGCGTCTACCCCCTACTGTTTTGAGTAAGGTCACTGCCATCTTACTGTTTTACTAAACTTAATCAATAAAAAAATAAAAATTTTTTGTGGATATAAAGATTATATGCTACCTTTGCACTCTATAAAAAATGCGGCAATAGCTCAGTTGGTAGAGCACAACCTTGCCAAGGTTGGGGTCGCGAGTTCGAGTCTCGTTTGCCGCTCATTTTAATATTTGTTCAGGCTGCTGTAGTCTGGTTGGTGCGACATGAAAACTTTTTTCCGTGGACAAACCTGGCAGATACAGTCGGTTTTGGCTGATTGCCGCAATGGTGGAATTGGTAGACACGAGGGACTTAAAATCCCTTGGCCAGTAATGGCTGTGCGGGTTCGAGTCCCGCTCGCGGCACACTAAAACTAAAAATGATTACTATGCGCAAAAATCTCATCTTTACTTTATCAGTATGTTCAGTGCTGGCACTCAGCTCATGCTCAAAAATGGGAGCGTTGTCAGCAGACAATTTCACGGTAACACCAAACCCGCTGGAGACAAAAGGCGGTCAGGTTCCAGCTACCATCAATGGTGCTTTTCCTGAAAAATACATGAAGAAAAACGCTGTTGTGACCGTGATTCCCGAATTGAGATATGGAAATGGGCAGGTTGCCAAAGGGACAGGATCTACGTTCCAAGGCGAAAAAGTGCTGGGAAACGATCAGATGATTTCTTATCGTTTGGGCGGTCGTTACACCATGAAGACGGCGTTTGATTTCGTACCTGCGATGCAGAAAAGCGACATGTATCTTACTTTCAGCGCTCGCAGGGGCAATAAGAAAATCAATATACCAGCCGTGAAGGTGGCCGAAGGCGTGGTTGCTACGTCCGAACTGTACAAACAACTGCTGCTGAGTGACGGCGGTTGCATCGCTCCCGACTCTTTCCAGCGTGTTAATGCGCGGAAGCAAGAGGCCAACATCAAGTTCTTGGTGAACCAAGCCAACTTGCGTCGGAGTGAATTGAAGAATAACTCTGTGAAGGAGTTTGTAGCCATGTTGAAGCGCATCAATGCCGATCGCGAGAAATTGAACATCCGCAACGTCGAGGTTCAGGCTTATGCATCACCGGAGGGTGGATTCAGCTTCAACGACAAGTTGGCTGGCAAGCGCCAGAATACTTCTGAGGCTTACGTTAAATCGCAGCTGAAGCAGACGGGCGTGGCTACTGGTATTGACGCTCACTACACCGCACAAGACTGGGATGGTTTCCAGAAATTGGTTCAGGCCAGCAACATTCAAGACAAGGATGTTATCCTGCGCGTGCTGTCCATGTATAAGGATCCCGAGCAGAGAGAGCAGCAGATTCGTAACATGAGTGAGGCCTTCCGCGAATTGGCAGATGGCATTTTGCCCGAGTTGCGTCGTTCTCGTCTGATTATTAACTATGAGACCATCGGCAGAAGTGATGAGCAAATCAAGGCACAATATGCCACCGATGCCACCAAACTCAGCGTAGAGGAAATGCTCTATTATGCTACTTTGGAAGACAATGTGGCCAAGAAGGAAGAAATCTACAAGCGCACGGCAGAATATTATGACAAAGACTATCGGGCTTTGAATAACCTGGCTACCTTGGCATTCAAGAAGGGTGACGAGATGGAAGCCACACGTTATCTCGAACGTGCTTTGCGTGTTAATCCGCAAGCTCCTGAGGCTTTGGCTAATCTGGGTATCATGGAACTAGTTAACGGAAACGTGAAAGAGGCAGAGACCAGCATCGCCAAGGCACTGGGCGAACAGAATGTAAACGTGGCTATCGGTAGTTTGAATCTGGCAAAGGGCAATTTTGCACAAGCAGAGAAAGACTTCGAAGGCGTTAACAGCAACAGTGCGGCACTTGCACAGTTGATGAACAAGAACTATGCTGCAGCAGCTGCTACGCTGGACAAGGTAGCAAACCCCAATGCTTTGACCGATTATCTGCACGCCATCGTGGCTGCACGCCGTGGTAACAAGTTTGCTGCAGAATCTTATTTGAAAGAGGCTTTGAAGAAAGACCCCTCATTAAAGACATACGCTGACAACGATTTAGAATTGTCTATCTTGAGATAAGGCAACTGTTTGCTATGAAGCATATTGCCTATTTCTTTTGGCTCACTTTGGTTTTGATGTCGTGCGGTACCGACAGTCATCATTTTAAACTCGATGGCCGGCTGCTGCATCTCAACCAAGGTGAGTTTTACGTTTATAGTCCCGATGGCATCATCGATGGAATGGACACCATCAAGGTGACGGGAGGGCGGTTCACGTACGAGATTCCTTGCGAGAAATCAGGAACGTTGCTCATCGTGTTTTCCAACTTTTCAGAACATCCCGTCTTTGCTGTACCTGGTAAAAAGGTTGAGGTGAAGGGGGATGCTTCGCATTTGAAGGAACTGGAAGTGAAAGGAACGGATGACAACGAGCTAATGTCTAAGTTCAAGAAGAAGATTGCCAACGCATCTCCTCCGGAGGTGTTGAAATACGCAGAACAGTTTGTGAACGACCATCCCAGCTCGGATGTGGGCAGGTATCTTGTTTCTAAGTACTTTCTTAGAACGCCCAAGCCCAACTACCCCAAGGCCAAACAGTTGGTAGGTGTGATGGTGAAGAAGCAGCCCAAGAATGGGGCTTTGAGCCGGTTGCAACGGCAACTCTCGGGAGGCTATGTGGCAGAAGGTGACCGATTGCCCTCCTTCTCGGTGACAGATGTGAACGGCAATGTGGTGACCAGCGCAGCTTTGAGTCAGGCTCCCTTGGCCGTCATCAATGTTTGGACGTCGTGGAGTTACGAAAGTCTGGATATACAGCGGCAGCTCAATCAGTTTCAGAAAAAGCATGCAGGACGCCTTAAGGTGGTTGGACTATCGATTGACCCCAGCAAAAAGGCCTGCAAGGAGACGTTGGATCGTGACTCCATTCACTGGTCGAACATCTGTGATGAGGCGTTGTTCGAGGGCAATCTTGTCCGTCAATTAGGCATTTCATCCATACCTTATAATATCATCTTGAAAAACGGACGCGTAGTAGCATGTGGACTTGACGCTCAGGCTCTCATGAAGAAGTTGGAAGAGTTGATCTAAAGCGACTTATCATGCTGGTTAAAACCTATTGTGCAGCTGTCAACGGAATGGAAGTGACAACTGTAACTATTGAAGTTAGTTTAACAAACGGCATCATGTACCATTTCACCGGACTGGGCGATGAGGCCGTGAAGGAAGGGCGTAGCCGTATTGCTGCCGCTATGCAGTTCAATGGTTACAAGTTTCCGCATGCTGACATCACGGTGAATATGGCACCGGCCGACCTTCGTAAGGAGGGTAGCAGCTTCGATTTGCCCTTGGCAATTGCCATCTTGGCCGCTAATGGCAGCATCGTTTCTGAGGTGCTCGACCAGTATATGATGGTGGGTGAGTTGAGTTTAGATGGTACCTTACAGGCCGTGAAGGGCGCACTTCCCATCGCTATTCGTGCCCGTAAGGAGCATTTTAAGGGATTGATTGTCCCCAAACAGAATGTGCGTGAAGCCGCGGTTGTCAACAATTTGGAGGTCTACGGCATGGACTCGATGGTGGATGTCGTGCAGTTTTTGACTGGTGCCAAATCGTTTGAACCCACCGTGATTGACACCCGAAAAGAGTTTTACGAGCACCAATATCGGTTTGACCTTGATTATAGTGATGTTCGAGGACAGGAAAATGTGAAGCGAGCGTTGGAGGTAGCGGCGGCTGGAGGACACAACCTCATCATGGTGGGACCGCCCGGAAGTGGAAAATCGATGATGGCCAAACGCCTGCCAACCATTCTTCCGCCCCTCACATTGGCCGAAAGTCTGGAAACAACACAGGTCCACAGCATCGCAGGTAAGCTGGGTGCCGATACATCATTGATTGCGCAACGCCCATTCCGCGCCCCACATCATACCATCAGTGAGGTGGCATTGGTGGGCGGTGGGTCCACGCCGCAGCCGGGAGAGATTACCTTGGCCCATCATGGCGTGTTGTTCTGTGACGAGCTTCCCGAGTTTAATAAATCCACGTTGGAAGTGTTACGACAGCCATTGGAAGACCGGAAAATCACCATCTCGCGCGCAAAATACACCATTGAATACCCTTGTAGCTTCATGTTTGTGGCGTCGATGAATCCCTGTCCGTGTGGTTATTATGGCGACCCAACGCATACTTGCGTCTGTACTCCCGGTCAAATCCAGCGATACCTCAACAAAATTAGCGGTCCATTGCTCGACCGCATCGACATACAATGTGAAATCACGCCCGTGCCTTTCAAGGATATTTCCAAGGCAGCTCCTGGAGAACCGAGTGCCAATATTCGTGAACGTGTCATTGCGGCCCGTGCCATTCAGATTGAAAGGTATAAAGACTGCAAGGGAATTTATTGTAATGCCCAAATGACGGAGCGTATGATTCATCGCTTTGCCGAACCTGATGCCGATGGCATCAACATGCTCCGCATGGCGATGGAACGGCTGAGTTTGTCGGCTCGGGCCTACAATAGAATTCTGAAAGTGGCCCGCACCATCGCAGATTTGGAGGGTAGTGAGCCTGTCAAGACCGAACATTTGGCTGAAGCCATAGGCTATCGTAGTCTGGATAGAGGCGATTGGGCTGAGCGATAGCGCAGCATGATGCTGTTTTAACTACTCCCATTATTTTGCTATCTCTTCGATTTATCGTAATTTTGCATGAAGAAATATTAAAAAACAGCTATACTCATGGAGGAGAAAAATTTTAAGCGAACAACCGTTACGGCCGCTTTGCCATACGCAAACGGTGGAGTTCATATCGGTCATCTGGCTGGCGTTTATGTGCCGGCCGACATCTATGTACGTTATTTGCGCCTGAAGAAGGAAGATGTTATCTTCATCGGTGGCAGCGATGAGCATGGGGTGCCCATCACCATCCGCGCCAAGAAAGAAGGAGTAACGCCGCAAGATGTGGTAGACCGCTATCATTCGCTCATCAAAAAGAGCTTCGAGGAGTTCGGAATCAGCTTCGACATCTATTCCCGAACCACCTCAGAAACGCATCACAAGTTGGCTTCTGACTTCTTCAAGAAGTTGTACGAGGAAGGCAAACTGCTGGAACAAGAAACAGAACAGTATTATGATGAGGAAGCTCACCAGT
Encoded proteins:
- a CDS encoding serine dehydratase subunit alpha family protein, coding for MLEEHIRKQIIQLIHQEVVPAVGCTEPMAVALCTAKATELLGCRPEKITALLSANILKNAMGVGIPGTGMIGLPIAIALGSIVGKSEYQLEVIKDLTPETLEEAKKYIEEKRIDIQLKQGITEKLYIEVTCQANDQTAKAIIAGAHTNFVHLCKNGEILLDKGLRKQDEPEENGIQLSFRMVYDFATTTPIDEIGFMLKTKEYNMNAAEQSLKGNYGHCLGKTMDRPLSRGIFGNSIYSHIIAKTALACDARMGGAMIPVMSNSGSGNQGICATNPVVVYAMENENTEEELIRALTLSHLSAIYIKQSLGKLSALCGCVVASIGSSCGITYLMGGDYAHICHAIKNMIANLTGMICDGAKPSCSLKISSGVSTAVLSALLSMENKHVTSAEGIIDEDVDRSIRNLTSIGKDAMGTTDEMVLSIMTSKQRC
- a CDS encoding protein-disulfide reductase DsbD family protein, with protein sequence MKKYLVLALLSLTTLFTQAQIVDPIQSSAQLKTGKTAEGEIVFNLQIEQGWHVYSVNLGSNGPIEASFHVNKMDGVEKVGGLVARGNEISKMDNLFGMKLRFFEHKAQFVQKVRFTKPNYTIDAYLEYGACNDQTCMPPQEVAFKKAGKSPAIVATTTPQEPTEKEANDGDSPSSLVPDSVQSMAADTLLPTSVDTGRVAVSTDLWQPVVQELQQQDGRSEQNGSLWFLFLMGFAGGLLALFTPCVWPIIPMTVSFFLKRTKDKAKGMRDAITYGLAIIVIFLSLGLLVTAFTDPHKLNELATSAVFNIFFFLLLVVFALSFFGWFELRLPESWGNKMDSKASSTTGLLSIFLMAFTLVLVSFSCTAPIVGFLLVQAATSGNWVGPAIGMFGFALALALPFTLFALFPSWLKQAPKSGSWMNTIKVVLGFIELAFALKFLSVADLAYGWHILDREVFLSLWIVIFGMLGLYLIGHLKFQSDMVGGENKPMPVVCIMLGMISLAFTVYMVPGLWGAPVKAVSAFAPPISTQDFNLNNKEVHAAYTNYEEGMAAAKAQGKPAFIDFTGFGCVNCRKMEAAVWTDPSVAEVLTKDYVLISLFVDDKTPLKEQIEVMDNGKKRTLRTVGDKWSYLQSSKFGANTQPFYVPLDNAGKPLTGSYSYKEDVPAYLDFLKKGLEAYRNRD
- a CDS encoding tetratricopeptide repeat protein translates to MRKNLIFTLSVCSVLALSSCSKMGALSADNFTVTPNPLETKGGQVPATINGAFPEKYMKKNAVVTVIPELRYGNGQVAKGTGSTFQGEKVLGNDQMISYRLGGRYTMKTAFDFVPAMQKSDMYLTFSARRGNKKINIPAVKVAEGVVATSELYKQLLLSDGGCIAPDSFQRVNARKQEANIKFLVNQANLRRSELKNNSVKEFVAMLKRINADREKLNIRNVEVQAYASPEGGFSFNDKLAGKRQNTSEAYVKSQLKQTGVATGIDAHYTAQDWDGFQKLVQASNIQDKDVILRVLSMYKDPEQREQQIRNMSEAFRELADGILPELRRSRLIINYETIGRSDEQIKAQYATDATKLSVEEMLYYATLEDNVAKKEEIYKRTAEYYDKDYRALNNLATLAFKKGDEMEATRYLERALRVNPQAPEALANLGIMELVNGNVKEAETSIAKALGEQNVNVAIGSLNLAKGNFAQAEKDFEGVNSNSAALAQLMNKNYAAAAATLDKVANPNALTDYLHAIVAARRGNKFAAESYLKEALKKDPSLKTYADNDLELSILR
- a CDS encoding TlpA disulfide reductase family protein, which translates into the protein MKHIAYFFWLTLVLMSCGTDSHHFKLDGRLLHLNQGEFYVYSPDGIIDGMDTIKVTGGRFTYEIPCEKSGTLLIVFSNFSEHPVFAVPGKKVEVKGDASHLKELEVKGTDDNELMSKFKKKIANASPPEVLKYAEQFVNDHPSSDVGRYLVSKYFLRTPKPNYPKAKQLVGVMVKKQPKNGALSRLQRQLSGGYVAEGDRLPSFSVTDVNGNVVTSAALSQAPLAVINVWTSWSYESLDIQRQLNQFQKKHAGRLKVVGLSIDPSKKACKETLDRDSIHWSNICDEALFEGNLVRQLGISSIPYNIILKNGRVVACGLDAQALMKKLEELI
- a CDS encoding YifB family Mg chelatase-like AAA ATPase — translated: MLVKTYCAAVNGMEVTTVTIEVSLTNGIMYHFTGLGDEAVKEGRSRIAAAMQFNGYKFPHADITVNMAPADLRKEGSSFDLPLAIAILAANGSIVSEVLDQYMMVGELSLDGTLQAVKGALPIAIRARKEHFKGLIVPKQNVREAAVVNNLEVYGMDSMVDVVQFLTGAKSFEPTVIDTRKEFYEHQYRFDLDYSDVRGQENVKRALEVAAAGGHNLIMVGPPGSGKSMMAKRLPTILPPLTLAESLETTQVHSIAGKLGADTSLIAQRPFRAPHHTISEVALVGGGSTPQPGEITLAHHGVLFCDELPEFNKSTLEVLRQPLEDRKITISRAKYTIEYPCSFMFVASMNPCPCGYYGDPTHTCVCTPGQIQRYLNKISGPLLDRIDIQCEITPVPFKDISKAAPGEPSANIRERVIAARAIQIERYKDCKGIYCNAQMTERMIHRFAEPDADGINMLRMAMERLSLSARAYNRILKVARTIADLEGSEPVKTEHLAEAIGYRSLDRGDWAER